Proteins co-encoded in one Klebsiella michiganensis genomic window:
- the pntB gene encoding pyridine nucleotide transhydrogenase (catalyzes reversible transfer of hydride ion equivalent between NAD and NADP; membrane-bound proton pump that translocates protons from cytosolic to periplasmic side of the inner membrane; forms a tetramer composed of two alpha and 2 beta subunits; AB-stereospecific enzyme): MSGGLVTAAYIVAAILFIFSLAGLSKHETSKQGNLFGIAGMAIALVATIFGPETGNVVWIIIAMVIGGAIGIHLAKKVEMTEMPELVAVLHSFVGLAAVLVGFNSYLDHGPGLEPIMENIHLTEVFIGIFIGAVTFTGSIVAFGKLRGKISSKPLMLPNRHKLNLAALVVSFALLLVFVRTESVGLQVLAVLVMTVIALAFGWHLVASIGGADMPVVVSMLNSYSGWAAAAAGFMLSNDLLIVTGALVGSSGAILSYIMCKAMNRSFISVIAGGFGTDGSSTGETEEAGEHREISAEETAEMLKNSTSVIITPGYGMAVAQAQYPVAEITEKLRARGVKVRFGIHPVAGRLPGHMNVLLAEARVPYDVVLEMDEINDDFADTDTVLVIGANDTVNPAAQDDPRSPIAGMPVLEVWKAQNVIVFKRSMNTGYAGVQNPLFFKENTQMLFGDAKASVEAILKAL; this comes from the coding sequence ATGTCTGGAGGATTAGTTACAGCTGCATACATTGTTGCCGCGATCCTGTTTATTTTTAGTCTGGCTGGCCTGTCCAAACACGAAACCTCAAAGCAGGGCAACCTGTTTGGTATCGCGGGGATGGCGATTGCGCTGGTGGCGACCATTTTTGGTCCGGAAACCGGTAACGTAGTATGGATTATCATCGCAATGGTGATAGGCGGGGCGATTGGTATTCACCTGGCGAAGAAGGTCGAAATGACCGAGATGCCAGAGCTGGTTGCCGTGCTGCACAGCTTTGTGGGCCTGGCGGCGGTGCTAGTTGGCTTTAATAGCTACCTGGATCACGGCCCGGGCCTTGAGCCTATTATGGAGAATATCCACTTAACGGAAGTCTTCATCGGGATCTTCATCGGGGCAGTCACCTTCACCGGGTCTATCGTGGCCTTCGGCAAACTGCGCGGTAAAATTTCGTCTAAACCGCTGATGCTGCCCAATCGTCATAAGCTGAATCTGGCGGCGCTGGTGGTTTCTTTTGCGCTGTTGCTGGTGTTCGTGCGGACAGAAAGCGTTGGCCTGCAGGTTCTGGCTGTTCTGGTGATGACGGTTATTGCGCTGGCGTTTGGCTGGCATCTGGTGGCGTCTATCGGTGGGGCCGACATGCCCGTTGTGGTGTCGATGCTTAACTCGTACTCCGGTTGGGCGGCAGCGGCTGCGGGCTTTATGCTCAGCAACGACCTGCTTATTGTCACCGGGGCGCTGGTAGGCTCATCCGGTGCTATCCTGTCGTACATCATGTGTAAGGCGATGAACCGCTCGTTTATCAGCGTTATCGCCGGTGGTTTCGGCACCGACGGTTCTTCTACCGGTGAAACGGAAGAGGCGGGTGAACACCGTGAAATTAGCGCGGAAGAAACCGCTGAGATGCTGAAGAACTCCACGTCGGTTATTATCACTCCAGGCTACGGCATGGCGGTGGCCCAGGCACAGTATCCGGTGGCAGAAATTACCGAAAAACTGCGCGCGCGCGGAGTCAAAGTGCGTTTTGGTATTCACCCTGTCGCGGGGCGTTTGCCGGGCCACATGAACGTGCTGCTGGCCGAAGCGCGAGTGCCGTACGATGTCGTGCTGGAAATGGACGAAATCAATGACGACTTCGCTGATACCGACACCGTCCTGGTTATCGGGGCGAACGACACCGTGAACCCAGCCGCTCAGGACGATCCGCGCAGCCCAATCGCCGGTATGCCGGTGCTTGAAGTGTGGAAAGCGCAGAACGTGATTGTCTTTAAACGCTCAATGAACACCGGCTATGCAGGCGTGCAGAACCCACTGTTCTTTAAAGAGAATACCCAGATGCTGTTTGGCGATGCCAAAGCCAGCGTCGAAGCGATTCTGAAAGCGTTATAA
- a CDS encoding aminotransferase: MAIQTPVQQRSKLPDVGTTIFTVIGQLSAQHKAINLSQGAPNFPSDPKLVAGVTKAMQEGHNQYAPMTGLASLKQLIADKVANLYGAVYDPADEVLITASASEGLYSAISGLVHPGDEVIYFEPSFDSYAPIVRLQGARPVALKLSLPDFTVNWDEVRAAITPRTRMIIVNTPHNPSGQVFSAHDLEMLAALTRHTDIVILSDEVYEHIVFDGKKHHGMATHPQLAERSVIVSSFGKTFHVTGWRVGYCLAPAALMDEICKVHQFLMFSADTPMQYAFADYMSDPQTYLSLAAFYQRKRDLMQSLLAESPFELLPGGGSFFLLARFGHFSDESDSEMVKRLITDYGVATIPLSAFYTDGTDNKIIRLSFAKDEATLRAGAQALCRVKPR; this comes from the coding sequence ATGGCCATACAAACCCCGGTACAACAACGTTCAAAATTGCCGGACGTCGGAACCACGATTTTTACGGTGATCGGCCAGCTTTCCGCGCAGCACAAGGCGATAAATCTTTCTCAGGGTGCCCCCAATTTTCCCAGCGATCCGAAACTGGTGGCCGGCGTCACGAAAGCCATGCAGGAAGGGCATAACCAGTACGCCCCGATGACCGGTCTGGCATCCCTGAAGCAGCTTATCGCCGACAAGGTCGCGAATCTTTACGGCGCCGTGTATGACCCCGCAGACGAGGTTCTGATCACCGCCAGCGCAAGTGAAGGGCTTTATTCCGCTATCAGCGGCCTGGTACACCCTGGCGATGAAGTTATCTATTTTGAGCCTTCTTTCGACAGCTACGCGCCGATTGTCCGCCTGCAGGGGGCCAGGCCTGTGGCACTCAAGCTGAGCCTGCCGGATTTCACCGTTAACTGGGATGAAGTCCGGGCCGCCATCACGCCGCGCACGCGTATGATCATCGTTAACACGCCGCACAACCCAAGCGGGCAGGTCTTCAGCGCCCATGATCTGGAAATGCTGGCGGCATTAACCCGCCATACCGACATTGTGATCCTGTCCGATGAAGTGTACGAACACATCGTGTTTGACGGCAAAAAACATCACGGCATGGCGACGCATCCGCAGCTTGCCGAGCGAAGCGTGATTGTGTCGTCATTCGGTAAAACCTTCCACGTCACCGGCTGGCGCGTGGGTTATTGCCTGGCGCCGGCGGCGCTGATGGATGAAATCTGCAAGGTGCACCAATTCCTGATGTTCTCCGCCGATACGCCGATGCAGTACGCGTTCGCCGACTATATGAGCGATCCGCAAACTTATCTTTCTCTGGCGGCGTTTTATCAGCGTAAGCGTGATTTAATGCAGTCCTTACTGGCCGAATCGCCGTTTGAACTGTTGCCAGGCGGTGGCTCATTCTTCCTGCTGGCCCGCTTCGGGCACTTCAGCGATGAGTCCGACAGCGAGATGGTGAAGCGGTTAATCACCGACTATGGCGTGGCGACAATTCCGCTCTCCGCGTTCTATACCGACGGTACCGACAACAAAATTATCCGGCTCTCATTTGCTAAAGATGAAGCCACATTACGGGCGGGCGCGCAGGCGCTGTGCCGGGTTAAGCCACGCTGA
- a CDS encoding universal stress protein UspE (with UspC and UspD is involved in resistance to UV irradiation) yields MANYQNMLVAIDPNQDDQPALRRAVYLHQRIGGRIKAFLPIYDFSYVMTTLLSPDERTAMRKGVISQRTAWIKQQAHYYIEAGIPIDIKVVWHNRPFEAIIQEVIAGGHDLLLKMAHQHDKLEAVIFTPTDWHLLRKCPCPVWMVKDQPWPEGGKALVAVNLASEELYHNALNEKLVRETLKLADDVNHTEVHLIGAYPVTPINIAIELPDFDPSVYNDAIRGQHLVAMKALRQKYGIDEKMTHVEKGLPEEVIPDLAEHLQAGIVVLGTVGRTGLSAAFLGNTAEQVIDHLRCDLLVIKPDDYQTPVEMDDPEDD; encoded by the coding sequence ATGGCAAACTACCAAAACATGCTAGTCGCGATTGACCCTAACCAGGACGATCAACCTGCCCTGCGGCGTGCTGTTTATTTGCATCAACGGATTGGCGGCAGGATCAAAGCCTTCCTGCCTATCTATGATTTTTCCTACGTAATGACCACGCTGTTGTCACCCGATGAACGCACCGCTATGCGCAAAGGGGTTATCAGCCAGCGGACGGCCTGGATTAAACAACAGGCGCATTACTACATCGAAGCCGGGATCCCTATTGATATTAAGGTGGTGTGGCATAACCGCCCGTTCGAAGCCATCATCCAGGAAGTGATCGCCGGCGGGCACGATCTGCTGCTAAAAATGGCGCACCAGCATGACAAACTGGAAGCCGTGATCTTCACCCCAACCGACTGGCATTTGCTGCGTAAATGCCCCTGCCCGGTGTGGATGGTAAAAGACCAGCCGTGGCCGGAAGGCGGTAAGGCGCTGGTGGCGGTGAATCTTGCCAGTGAAGAGCTGTACCACAACGCGCTAAATGAAAAACTGGTGCGAGAAACGCTGAAGCTGGCGGATGATGTCAACCACACCGAAGTTCACCTCATCGGCGCGTATCCGGTCACTCCAATCAATATCGCCATCGAGCTGCCTGATTTTGACCCGAGCGTTTATAACGACGCTATTCGCGGCCAGCATCTTGTTGCCATGAAGGCCCTGCGCCAGAAATACGGCATTGACGAAAAGATGACGCACGTCGAGAAAGGGCTACCGGAAGAGGTTATCCCGGATCTGGCAGAACATCTTCAGGCCGGGATTGTCGTGCTCGGTACCGTCGGGCGCACGGGACTTTCCGCGGCGTTTCTGGGGAATACCGCAGAACAGGTGATCGACCATTTACGCTGTGATTTACTGGTGATAAAACCGGACGATTACCAGACGCCGGTTGAGATGGATGACCCGGAAGACGACTGA
- a CDS encoding transcriptional regulator (Global transcription factor that controls the expression of over 100 target genes in response to anoxia) encodes MIPEKRIIRRIQSGGCAIHCQDCSISQLCIPFTLNEHELDQLDNIIERKKPIQKGQTLFKAGDELKSLYAIRSGTIKSYTITEQGDEQITGFHLAGDLVGFDAIGTGHHPSFAQALETSMVCEIPFETLDDLSGKMPSLRQQMMRLMSGEIKGDQDMILLLSKKNAEERLAAFIYNLSRRFAQRGFSPREFRLTMTRGDIGNYLGLTVETISRLLGRFQKNGMLAVKGKYITIENIDLLSDLAGQSRNVA; translated from the coding sequence ATGATCCCTGAAAAGCGTATTATTCGACGAATTCAGTCTGGCGGTTGTGCTATCCATTGCCAGGATTGCAGCATCAGTCAATTATGCATCCCCTTCACGCTTAATGAGCATGAACTCGATCAGCTTGATAATATCATCGAGCGTAAAAAGCCGATTCAAAAGGGACAAACCCTGTTTAAAGCAGGTGATGAACTGAAATCGCTGTACGCTATCCGCTCCGGCACCATCAAAAGCTACACCATTACCGAGCAAGGCGATGAGCAAATCACCGGTTTCCACCTCGCGGGCGATCTGGTTGGCTTCGACGCCATCGGCACTGGCCACCACCCGAGCTTTGCTCAGGCGCTGGAAACCTCGATGGTTTGTGAAATCCCGTTTGAAACCCTCGACGATCTGTCCGGCAAAATGCCGAGCCTGCGCCAGCAGATGATGCGCCTGATGAGCGGCGAGATTAAAGGCGACCAGGACATGATTTTGCTGCTGTCGAAAAAGAATGCCGAAGAGCGCCTGGCGGCGTTTATCTACAATCTTTCTCGCCGTTTCGCGCAGCGCGGCTTTTCGCCACGCGAGTTCCGCCTGACCATGACCCGCGGCGATATCGGTAACTACCTCGGTCTGACGGTAGAAACCATCAGCCGCCTGCTGGGGCGCTTCCAGAAAAACGGTATGCTGGCGGTGAAAGGTAAGTACATTACCATCGAGAATATCGATCTGTTATCAGACCTCGCGGGCCAGTCACGCAACGTCGCCTGA
- a CDS encoding carboxylesterase, with protein sequence MEHVVNVAQGQLSGVLQGDIAVYRGIPFAMPPIGNLRWRAPQPPENWQDIRVADTFAPACWQSLEYCKAVGGGDPGQFSEDCLYLNIWTPARRADKPLPVMVWLHGGGYTIGAGSLPPYDGTALASRGVVLVTVNYRLGHLGFFAHPALDEENPDGPIHNFGLLDQIAALRWVKENIAAFGGDAGNVTLFGESAGARSVLSLLASPLASGLFHKGIIQSAYTLPDVDRRQALKRGVAVAEHFGLKNANAESLRSLPASELWALETPLNIGPTPVSGDIVLPDPMLDTFFAGRQHRMPLMVGSNSDEASVLSYFGIDPAGQVELLRREKRLGLGLIKLLYPGVKGDAELGRQVCRDMAFTTLGFVVMQAQQRVGQPCWRYYFDYVAEAERETYAHGTWHGNEVAYVFNTLQLSPSASEYVTERDLQFAAHIGDYWVSFARSAGAHSKALPGPLSWPASTKGRDRTLRLGVHLRAQFKVENRFMRLRMQLFKRVMKHHVSLD encoded by the coding sequence ATGGAACACGTTGTTAACGTCGCTCAGGGTCAACTGAGCGGCGTCCTTCAGGGGGATATTGCGGTGTATCGCGGTATTCCCTTTGCCATGCCCCCCATTGGAAACCTGCGCTGGCGAGCGCCTCAGCCGCCTGAAAACTGGCAAGATATTCGGGTCGCGGATACTTTCGCTCCTGCCTGCTGGCAAAGCCTGGAATACTGTAAAGCCGTCGGCGGCGGCGACCCGGGGCAGTTCTCAGAAGACTGCCTTTACCTCAATATCTGGACACCCGCCCGGCGAGCAGACAAACCGTTGCCCGTCATGGTCTGGCTGCACGGAGGTGGCTACACCATCGGCGCGGGCTCTTTGCCGCCGTATGATGGCACCGCCCTGGCCTCACGCGGCGTTGTGTTAGTGACGGTGAATTACCGGCTCGGGCATCTGGGCTTTTTTGCTCACCCTGCGCTGGACGAAGAAAACCCTGATGGCCCAATCCATAATTTTGGCTTGCTCGATCAGATAGCTGCGCTGAGATGGGTGAAAGAAAACATCGCGGCCTTTGGCGGAGATGCCGGCAACGTTACGCTATTTGGCGAGTCAGCAGGCGCTCGCAGCGTGCTGTCTCTGCTGGCGTCGCCTTTAGCCAGCGGCCTGTTCCACAAAGGCATTATACAAAGCGCCTATACGCTGCCGGATGTCGATCGCCGTCAAGCCTTGAAGCGCGGCGTGGCGGTTGCCGAACATTTTGGGCTGAAAAATGCGAATGCGGAGTCGCTGCGTTCCCTTCCCGCCAGTGAACTATGGGCGCTGGAAACCCCGCTCAATATCGGGCCGACGCCGGTCAGCGGCGATATCGTTCTGCCTGACCCGATGCTGGACACGTTTTTTGCCGGGCGGCAGCACCGCATGCCGTTGATGGTGGGCAGCAACAGCGATGAGGCAAGCGTGCTGAGCTACTTCGGGATAGATCCCGCCGGACAGGTTGAGCTTCTGCGCCGGGAAAAGCGTCTTGGGCTGGGGCTTATCAAACTGCTGTATCCCGGCGTTAAAGGCGATGCTGAGCTGGGGCGTCAGGTATGCCGGGATATGGCCTTTACCACGCTGGGGTTTGTCGTGATGCAGGCGCAGCAGCGCGTCGGCCAGCCCTGCTGGCGTTATTATTTTGACTACGTGGCGGAGGCCGAGCGTGAAACTTACGCCCACGGGACATGGCACGGCAACGAAGTCGCTTATGTCTTTAACACGCTGCAGCTTTCCCCGTCGGCCAGTGAATATGTGACTGAACGGGATCTGCAATTTGCCGCGCATATTGGCGATTATTGGGTTAGCTTCGCCCGCAGCGCCGGGGCGCACAGCAAAGCGTTACCGGGGCCGCTAAGCTGGCCTGCCAGCACCAAAGGGCGGGACCGCACGCTGCGGCTGGGCGTTCATCTGCGGGCGCAGTTTAAGGTAGAAAATCGCTTTATGCGGCTGAGAATGCAGTTATTTAAGCGAGTGATGAAACACCACGTCAGTCTGGACTGA
- a CDS encoding DNA endonuclease SmrA produces MNLDDKSLFLDAMEDVKPLKNCADSQWIKPQKENIAVRPDPTQLDNFLTTDFLDIISLDTPLEYKREGLQSGVLDKLRLGKYSQQASLNLLRQPVERCRQMLFAYIMQAKKDGLRNLLIVHGKGREDKSHANIVRSFLARWLAEFDEVQAFCVAMPHHGGSGACYVALKKSEQARLETWEKHAKRSR; encoded by the coding sequence GTGAACCTTGACGACAAATCGCTGTTTCTTGACGCCATGGAGGATGTCAAACCGCTGAAAAACTGTGCGGACAGCCAGTGGATCAAACCTCAGAAAGAGAACATTGCCGTAAGGCCAGACCCCACCCAGCTTGACAACTTTCTCACCACCGACTTTCTGGATATCATTTCCCTGGACACGCCGCTGGAGTACAAGCGGGAGGGGCTGCAGAGCGGGGTGCTGGACAAGCTCCGGCTGGGGAAATATAGCCAACAGGCAAGCCTTAATCTGCTCCGCCAGCCCGTTGAGCGCTGCCGGCAGATGCTGTTTGCCTACATCATGCAGGCCAAAAAGGATGGTTTGCGCAATCTGCTGATCGTGCACGGCAAAGGGCGAGAAGATAAGTCCCATGCCAATATTGTACGCAGCTTCCTGGCTCGCTGGCTGGCCGAGTTTGACGAAGTACAGGCTTTTTGCGTGGCGATGCCGCACCACGGCGGCAGCGGGGCCTGCTATGTTGCTTTAAAAAAATCAGAGCAGGCCAGGCTGGAAACGTGGGAAAAACACGCCAAACGAAGCCGTTAA
- a CDS encoding ABC transporter substrate-binding protein: MKKVYALSLLLGLCSSFSALAAGELRYGLEAEYPPFESRNSAGELEGFDVELGKAICQAASLKCSWVETSFDALIPGLVAKKFDAINSAMNITEQRRKSIDFTQPIYRIPSQLVGKEGSGLEATAEGLKGKTIGVLQGSIQETYAKEHWEKQGVNVVSYKDQNMAWADLLNGRIDASLVMSAAGQAGFLSTPQGKGFGFIGKPVSDDTILGSGIGFGLRKGDAVTKKELDAAIDKVKADGTVTKLAQKFFPGIDVSVK; this comes from the coding sequence ATGAAAAAAGTTTATGCGCTAAGTTTGCTTCTTGGGCTGTGTTCTTCGTTTTCTGCGTTGGCGGCCGGGGAACTGCGCTATGGCCTTGAGGCCGAATACCCTCCGTTTGAAAGTCGCAATAGCGCGGGCGAGCTGGAAGGGTTTGATGTCGAGCTGGGGAAAGCCATTTGTCAGGCCGCCAGCCTCAAATGTTCCTGGGTAGAAACGTCGTTCGATGCGCTGATCCCGGGGCTGGTGGCGAAGAAATTTGACGCCATCAACTCGGCAATGAACATCACCGAACAGCGGCGCAAAAGCATTGATTTCACTCAGCCAATCTACCGTATTCCGTCTCAACTGGTGGGTAAAGAAGGCAGCGGCCTTGAAGCCACGGCGGAAGGGCTGAAAGGCAAAACCATTGGCGTGCTTCAGGGCTCTATTCAGGAAACTTATGCCAAAGAGCACTGGGAAAAACAGGGCGTGAACGTCGTCTCCTACAAAGACCAGAACATGGCCTGGGCTGATTTACTGAATGGCCGTATTGATGCTTCGCTGGTGATGTCCGCTGCGGGCCAGGCAGGCTTCCTCAGCACGCCGCAGGGGAAAGGATTTGGCTTTATCGGCAAACCGGTGAGCGATGACACCATTCTCGGCAGCGGGATTGGTTTTGGTTTGCGTAAAGGTGACGCTGTCACTAAAAAAGAGCTGGATGCGGCCATTGATAAGGTAAAAGCCGACGGCACCGTGACCAAGCTCGCGCAGAAGTTCTTCCCGGGTATCGATGTCAGCGTGAAGTAA
- a CDS encoding LysR family transcriptional regulator, with product MTRRNFPLNTLDAFLVTARHLNLTKAAKELCLTQGAVSRKIAALEQWLGFALFERHARGLRLTPQGSALLPDLQSAFNTLLDVAGRACHKPEIIRLKAPTCAMRWLVPKLIQLEQRMPEIQVALTTTVEHGVNFKNEPFDAAIVFGQQARSGTLLFEERLTPVISQALLPPEPGNWERLTFLHPTRDRTDWSLWLSDNPSPPWQTMLKNQHFDTMDLAISAAIQGFGIAIADETLVAEDLRTGRLVRPFAGSVKTGAAYRLAVKPGSEGAAGLEAFCNALFSPD from the coding sequence ATGACCCGGCGTAATTTTCCTCTTAATACTCTCGATGCTTTCCTGGTCACGGCCAGGCACCTGAATCTCACCAAAGCAGCAAAAGAACTTTGCCTGACCCAGGGAGCCGTCAGCCGTAAAATCGCCGCATTAGAACAGTGGCTGGGGTTCGCGCTTTTTGAACGCCACGCCCGCGGGTTACGCCTTACGCCACAGGGCAGCGCCCTGCTGCCCGACCTTCAGAGCGCTTTCAACACGCTGCTGGACGTGGCCGGCCGGGCCTGCCATAAGCCTGAGATTATTCGTCTTAAAGCCCCAACCTGCGCCATGCGCTGGCTGGTGCCGAAACTGATTCAGCTTGAGCAACGTATGCCGGAGATTCAGGTGGCGTTGACGACCACGGTAGAGCACGGCGTTAATTTCAAAAACGAGCCGTTTGACGCCGCCATTGTGTTTGGTCAGCAGGCCAGAAGCGGTACGCTGCTGTTTGAAGAAAGACTGACGCCGGTCATTAGCCAGGCCCTGCTGCCGCCAGAACCAGGCAACTGGGAGCGATTGACCTTTTTGCACCCGACCCGCGATCGCACCGACTGGTCATTATGGCTGTCAGATAACCCCTCCCCGCCGTGGCAAACGATGCTGAAAAATCAGCATTTTGACACAATGGATTTGGCGATCAGCGCCGCCATTCAGGGGTTTGGCATTGCAATAGCGGACGAAACGCTGGTGGCCGAGGATCTTCGTACCGGGCGGCTGGTACGGCCTTTTGCCGGTAGCGTAAAAACCGGCGCCGCTTACCGCCTGGCGGTGAAACCCGGCAGTGAAGGCGCCGCCGGGCTGGAAGCCTTTTGCAATGCGTTATTCAGTCCAGACTGA
- a CDS encoding cysteine methyltransferase — protein sequence MLTILEDKIDTPVGPLWVLCDEQFRLRAVEWEEHSDRMEQLLNIHYGKQGFQRVSSRNPGGLSDKLRDYFSGDMAAIDSLPTATAGTDFQRQVWQALRDIPCGQVMHYGQLAELLGRAGAARAVGAANGSNPVSIVVPCHRVIGRNGTMTGYAGGVARKEWLLRHEGYLLL from the coding sequence GTGCTGACAATACTGGAAGATAAGATTGACACCCCGGTTGGGCCGCTGTGGGTCCTGTGCGATGAACAGTTCCGGCTTCGGGCCGTGGAATGGGAAGAACACAGCGACCGCATGGAACAGCTGCTGAATATTCACTATGGTAAACAAGGCTTTCAACGCGTTAGCAGCCGTAATCCTGGCGGCCTTAGCGACAAGCTGCGTGACTATTTTTCCGGCGACATGGCAGCGATTGATTCTCTTCCCACCGCTACCGCCGGCACGGATTTCCAGCGCCAGGTTTGGCAGGCCCTGCGTGATATTCCCTGCGGGCAAGTGATGCACTACGGGCAGCTCGCAGAACTACTGGGCCGCGCCGGGGCCGCACGCGCGGTCGGCGCCGCGAACGGTTCGAACCCGGTGAGCATCGTGGTACCGTGCCATCGCGTCATTGGCCGGAACGGGACGATGACCGGCTACGCAGGTGGCGTGGCGCGAAAAGAATGGCTGCTGCGCCATGAAGGTTATTTATTACTGTAA
- a CDS encoding LysR family transcriptional regulator, whose protein sequence is MEKNGLFSQRIRLRHLHTFVAVAQQGTLGRAAETLNLSQPALSKTLNELEQLTGTRLFERGRLGAQLTLTGEQFLTHAVKVLDALNHAGQSFVRREDRPSDVVRIGALPTAALGILPAVIGEFHKQQSDVTLQVGTMNNTMLLAGLKSGELDLGIGRMSDPELMTGLNYELLFLESLKLVVRPNHPLLHENITLSRVMEWPAVVSPQGTVPRDNAESLLASQGCKLPSTCIETLSASLSRQLTVEYNYVWFVPSGAVKDDLRQGTLTALPIPIPGVGEPIGILTRVDTQLSTAAQILLSSIRKSMPS, encoded by the coding sequence ATGGAAAAAAATGGTCTCTTCAGTCAGCGCATTCGCTTGCGCCATTTACATACTTTCGTGGCCGTCGCTCAGCAGGGAACACTGGGTCGCGCGGCTGAAACTCTTAACCTGAGCCAGCCGGCGCTCTCCAAAACCCTCAATGAGCTGGAGCAACTCACCGGCACCCGCCTGTTTGAACGCGGACGGTTAGGCGCGCAGTTGACGCTCACCGGCGAGCAGTTTTTAACCCATGCGGTGAAAGTGCTTGATGCCCTGAATCATGCCGGGCAGTCTTTTGTTCGCCGGGAAGACCGGCCTTCTGATGTGGTGCGTATTGGCGCCCTGCCTACTGCTGCGCTGGGCATTTTACCGGCGGTGATCGGCGAGTTTCATAAGCAGCAGAGCGACGTCACTCTGCAGGTCGGCACCATGAATAACACCATGTTGCTGGCGGGGCTTAAGTCTGGGGAGCTTGATTTAGGGATTGGCCGCATGTCCGATCCTGAGCTGATGACGGGCCTAAACTATGAACTGCTGTTCCTCGAGTCTCTCAAGCTGGTTGTCCGCCCTAATCACCCGCTGCTGCATGAAAATATTACCCTTAGCCGGGTGATGGAGTGGCCTGCGGTGGTTTCCCCCCAGGGCACGGTGCCGCGGGACAACGCAGAGTCCTTGCTCGCCTCACAGGGATGCAAGCTACCTTCAACCTGCATCGAAACGCTTTCAGCTTCGCTCTCGCGCCAGTTGACCGTAGAGTACAACTATGTCTGGTTTGTGCCTTCCGGTGCGGTGAAGGACGATTTGCGTCAGGGCACGCTAACCGCGCTTCCTATCCCGATCCCGGGCGTCGGGGAACCTATCGGTATACTCACGCGGGTGGATACTCAGCTCTCAACGGCCGCGCAAATTTTGCTGTCGTCGATTCGTAAATCAATGCCCTCCTGA